In a genomic window of Leisingera caerulea DSM 24564:
- a CDS encoding Glu/Leu/Phe/Val family dehydrogenase, which yields MSSRTEPSFRESVDLMFNRAVSLMDLPPGLEEKIRVCNATYTVRFGVRLRGAMHTFTGYRSVHSEHMEPVKGGIRYATGVNQDEVEALAALMTYKCALVEAPFGGSKGGLCIDPREYDEHELELITRRFAYELAKRDLINPSQNVPAPDMGTGEREMAWIADQYARMNTTDINAKACVTGKPLNAGGISGRVEATGRGVQYALREFFRYEEDKAAAGLSGKLEGKRIIVQGLGNVGYHAAKFLAEEDGSLITGIIERDGGLYSADGLDVEAVRNWIVKHDGVAGYPDAQFVEDGSLLLEEDCDVLIPAALEGVINLENAERVKAPLIIEAANGPVTAGADEVLRKKGTVIIPDMYANAGGVTVSYFEWVKNLSHIRFGRMQRRQEEARHQLVIDELQRLDDVMGDTWSMSPNFKDKYLRGADELELVRSGLDDTMRVAYQSMREVWHSRDDVTDLRTAAYLVSIDKVAKSYHAKGL from the coding sequence ATGAGCAGCCGCACAGAGCCGAGCTTCCGCGAAAGCGTGGACCTGATGTTTAACCGGGCCGTATCCCTGATGGATCTGCCGCCGGGGCTGGAGGAAAAGATCAGAGTTTGCAATGCAACCTACACAGTGCGGTTCGGGGTGCGCCTGCGCGGCGCCATGCACACCTTCACCGGCTACCGTTCCGTTCACTCCGAGCATATGGAGCCGGTTAAGGGCGGTATCCGTTATGCCACCGGCGTGAACCAGGACGAGGTTGAGGCGCTGGCGGCGCTGATGACCTACAAATGCGCCCTGGTGGAGGCGCCGTTCGGCGGCTCCAAGGGGGGCTTGTGCATCGACCCGCGCGAATATGACGAGCATGAGCTGGAGCTGATCACCCGCCGCTTTGCCTATGAGCTGGCCAAGCGCGACCTGATCAACCCGTCCCAGAACGTGCCCGCGCCCGACATGGGCACCGGCGAGCGTGAGATGGCCTGGATTGCAGACCAATACGCGCGGATGAACACCACCGACATCAACGCCAAGGCCTGTGTCACCGGCAAGCCGCTGAACGCAGGCGGCATCTCCGGCCGGGTCGAGGCCACCGGGCGCGGCGTGCAATATGCCCTGCGTGAGTTCTTCCGTTATGAGGAAGACAAGGCCGCAGCCGGGCTGTCCGGCAAGCTGGAAGGCAAACGCATCATCGTTCAGGGGCTCGGCAACGTGGGCTACCACGCGGCCAAGTTCCTGGCTGAGGAAGATGGCTCGCTGATCACCGGCATCATTGAACGCGACGGCGGTCTTTACAGCGCGGACGGCCTTGACGTGGAGGCGGTGCGCAACTGGATCGTCAAGCACGACGGCGTGGCCGGCTATCCCGACGCGCAGTTCGTCGAGGACGGCTCGCTGCTGCTGGAGGAAGACTGCGACGTGCTGATCCCGGCCGCGCTGGAAGGGGTGATCAACCTGGAGAACGCCGAGCGCGTCAAGGCGCCGCTGATCATCGAGGCCGCAAACGGCCCCGTGACCGCCGGCGCGGATGAGGTCCTGCGCAAGAAGGGCACAGTCATCATTCCCGACATGTATGCCAATGCAGGCGGTGTGACGGTGTCCTACTTCGAGTGGGTCAAGAACCTCAGCCACATCCGCTTCGGCCGCATGCAGCGCCGCCAGGAAGAGGCGCGCCACCAGCTGGTGATCGACGAGCTGCAGCGCCTGGACGATGTGATGGGCGATACCTGGTCGATGTCGCCGAACTTCAAGGACAAATACCTGCGCGGCGCGGACGAGCTGGAACTGGTGCGCTCTGGCCTCGATGATACGATGCGGGTGGCCTATCAGTCGATGCGCGAAGTCTGGCACAGCCGCGACGATGTGACGGACCTGCGCACCGCAGCCTATCTCGTGTCGATCGACAAGGTTGCCAAGAGCTACCACGCCAAGGGGCTTTGA
- a CDS encoding pirin family protein — MSLRPILETRAAQPHTEGAGVKLHRAFGFQDPSELDPFLLFDDFRNENPEDYLRGFPWHPHRGIETITYVLAGSVEHGDSLGNAGTLGAGDVQWMTAGSGILHQEMPSGNAKGQMHGFQLWGNLPASQKMTAPRYQDVKGTDIPEIIDDDGTRVKVIAGDFWGKRGLVDGIAADPQYLDVFVPAGVKKTLPVDTYRRAFAYVFEGEAAFADASAPQGVLLEKEVAGQEVNIRDLSGDRTLIRFGTGDGITVQAGPEGVRFLLISGAPINEPVAWHGPIVMNTQAELHQAFRELRNGTFIKPAH; from the coding sequence ATGTCCCTCAGACCCATTCTCGAAACCCGCGCCGCCCAGCCCCACACCGAGGGCGCGGGCGTCAAGCTGCACCGCGCCTTCGGCTTTCAGGACCCGTCGGAGCTGGACCCGTTCCTGCTGTTCGACGACTTCCGCAACGAAAACCCCGAGGACTACCTGCGCGGCTTCCCCTGGCACCCGCACCGCGGCATCGAGACCATCACCTATGTGCTGGCCGGGTCCGTGGAACATGGCGATTCGCTGGGCAACGCGGGCACCCTGGGTGCAGGCGATGTACAGTGGATGACCGCCGGGTCCGGCATCCTGCATCAGGAGATGCCCTCGGGCAACGCCAAGGGCCAGATGCATGGGTTCCAGCTGTGGGGCAACCTGCCTGCCAGCCAGAAGATGACCGCGCCGCGCTATCAGGACGTGAAGGGCACCGACATCCCCGAGATCATCGACGATGACGGCACCCGCGTGAAGGTGATTGCTGGTGATTTCTGGGGCAAGCGCGGCCTGGTGGACGGCATTGCCGCAGATCCGCAGTACCTGGATGTCTTCGTCCCCGCAGGCGTCAAGAAGACCCTGCCGGTCGACACCTACCGCCGGGCATTCGCTTATGTCTTCGAAGGCGAGGCCGCCTTTGCCGATGCCTCAGCCCCGCAAGGCGTGCTGCTGGAGAAGGAAGTCGCAGGCCAGGAGGTCAACATCCGCGATCTGTCCGGCGACCGCACCCTGATCCGCTTTGGCACCGGTGACGGGATCACTGTGCAGGCAGGCCCCGAAGGCGTGCGCTTCCTGCTGATCTCCGGTGCGCCGATCAATGAACCGGTCGCCTGGCACGGGCCGATCGTGATGAACACCCAGGCTGAACTGCACCAAGCGTTCCGCGAGTTGCGCAACGGGACGTTTATCAAGCCCGCGCACTGA
- a CDS encoding 4Fe-4S double cluster binding domain-containing protein gives MPWPQNTPPQRDGDAAAGIDVTDGFERFSQRNDIFTRAFWDERVKSKHTAKFFASYRMEAAPRRGDGFSQRDFALRNAAWLISDVVSSRRAHEGVREGFQAAIRADTPVAKEALEIDDPTRMSAEVKRIARFFGADLCGITDLDERWLYTARVDARDMSEAPHDLPEGLTSVIVLGHEMDRELVATYPSALAGAATGREYSHEASIVMQLAAYIRNLGYEAVPSMNDTGLVIPYAVKAGLGEYARNQMVITPEFGPRLRFSKIFTSLPLSHDAPQPQGVKAFCDICTKCADACPVKALPYGPPSTRTANVSAIKGVRKWTSDAEKCFSFWARMASDCAICMRVCPFNRDFSKWRNRLWLKLALGPLRKLALRLAGKHGQRRKPSEWWNEA, from the coding sequence ATGCCCTGGCCACAGAACACCCCGCCCCAGCGCGACGGCGATGCCGCCGCAGGGATCGACGTCACCGACGGTTTCGAGCGGTTCTCGCAGCGCAACGACATCTTTACCCGCGCTTTCTGGGACGAACGGGTTAAATCCAAACACACCGCCAAATTCTTCGCCTCCTACCGGATGGAGGCTGCCCCGCGCCGCGGCGACGGTTTCTCCCAGCGCGACTTTGCCCTGCGCAACGCGGCCTGGCTGATCTCCGACGTGGTCTCCAGCCGCCGGGCGCATGAGGGTGTCCGCGAAGGGTTTCAGGCCGCAATCCGCGCCGACACGCCGGTGGCCAAGGAGGCGCTGGAAATTGATGACCCCACCCGGATGTCCGCCGAGGTGAAACGCATCGCCAGGTTCTTCGGCGCTGATCTCTGCGGCATAACCGATCTGGACGAACGCTGGCTTTATACCGCGCGGGTCGATGCCCGCGACATGTCCGAGGCGCCGCATGATCTGCCCGAGGGGCTGACCAGCGTGATCGTGCTGGGCCATGAAATGGACAGGGAACTGGTGGCCACCTACCCCTCCGCGCTGGCAGGCGCCGCTACGGGGCGGGAATACAGCCACGAGGCCTCCATCGTGATGCAGCTGGCCGCCTATATCCGCAACCTCGGGTATGAGGCGGTGCCGTCGATGAATGACACCGGCCTGGTGATCCCCTATGCCGTCAAGGCAGGGCTGGGCGAATACGCCCGCAACCAGATGGTGATCACGCCGGAGTTCGGACCGCGGCTCAGGTTTTCCAAGATTTTCACCAGCCTGCCGCTGTCCCATGACGCGCCGCAGCCGCAAGGGGTAAAGGCGTTCTGCGATATCTGCACCAAATGCGCCGATGCCTGCCCGGTGAAGGCGCTGCCCTACGGGCCGCCCTCCACCCGCACCGCCAATGTCTCGGCGATCAAGGGGGTCAGGAAATGGACATCGGATGCCGAAAAGTGCTTTTCCTTTTGGGCCAGGATGGCCTCTGACTGCGCGATCTGCATGCGGGTTTGCCCGTTCAACCGCGATTTTTCCAAGTGGCGCAACCGGCTGTGGCTGAAGCTGGCGCTTGGCCCGCTGCGCAAGCTGGCGCTGCGGCTGGCAGGGAAACACGGGCAGCGGCGCAAACCATCGGAGTGGTGGAATGAGGCCTGA
- a CDS encoding TadE/TadG family type IV pilus assembly protein — translation MIRRAAHALRRFRQQQDGNATVEFAIVIPAFIMILMSTVELGMINLRHSQLERALDQTVRTIRLSTGGDMSHDQLRDEICTRSGFIDECSTSLRLEMLQINPYAWTPIDPTPDCIDSVEEVQPVRTFVNGQSNELMFIRACMKFDPIFPTWGLGTNLSKDGDGRVNLIASSAFVQEPR, via the coding sequence ATGATCCGCCGTGCCGCACACGCCCTGCGCCGTTTCAGGCAGCAACAGGATGGCAACGCCACCGTGGAGTTCGCCATCGTCATCCCGGCCTTCATCATGATCCTGATGTCGACCGTCGAACTGGGCATGATCAATCTGCGCCATTCCCAGCTGGAGCGGGCGCTGGACCAGACCGTCCGCACCATCCGTCTCAGCACCGGAGGGGACATGAGCCATGACCAGCTGCGCGATGAGATCTGCACCCGCTCCGGGTTCATCGACGAATGCAGCACGTCGCTGCGCCTGGAAATGCTCCAGATCAACCCCTACGCCTGGACGCCGATCGACCCGACACCCGACTGCATTGACAGTGTCGAGGAGGTTCAGCCGGTGCGGACATTCGTGAACGGCCAGTCAAACGAACTGATGTTCATCCGCGCCTGCATGAAGTTCGACCCGATTTTTCCGACCTGGGGGCTGGGCACCAACCTGAGCAAGGACGGCGACGGCCGCGTCAATCTGATCGCTTCATCCGCCTTCGTCCAGGAGCCGAGGTAA
- a CDS encoding TadE/TadG family type IV pilus assembly protein — translation MLTLLSRHLSGRLPGPARRFLNGTQGSVSIEFAFYAPLLLGLFAAIYTFFDAFRQESINLKAAYTVSDLISRETNYVNEAYIDSMHALATELVRSDTTLSTRISVVRWDEGDNRYYVDWSKVRGTVFQEWVDGTINEVKDDLPTMPDQERVILVETWNEIQPAFNVGIPLMDVQNFVFTRPRFAPQVVFVEDKGNGNNHNDDAEKAGPPA, via the coding sequence ATGCTGACACTTCTGTCCCGCCATTTGTCCGGCCGCCTGCCCGGCCCCGCCCGCCGCTTCCTGAACGGCACCCAAGGCAGCGTCTCGATCGAATTCGCCTTTTACGCGCCGTTGCTGCTGGGGCTGTTTGCCGCCATCTACACTTTCTTTGACGCCTTCCGTCAGGAGAGTATTAACCTGAAGGCCGCCTACACCGTTTCCGACCTGATCTCGCGTGAGACCAATTATGTGAACGAGGCCTACATCGACAGCATGCATGCGCTGGCCACGGAACTGGTGCGCAGTGACACCACGCTGTCGACCCGGATCTCCGTTGTGCGCTGGGACGAGGGAGATAACCGGTACTACGTCGACTGGTCCAAGGTCCGCGGCACCGTCTTTCAGGAGTGGGTTGACGGCACCATCAACGAGGTAAAGGACGATCTGCCCACCATGCCCGATCAGGAACGCGTGATCCTGGTGGAGACCTGGAACGAAATCCAGCCGGCCTTCAACGTGGGCATTCCGCTGATGGATGTGCAGAACTTTGTCTTCACCCGCCCGCGCTTTGCCCCGCAGGTCGTCTTTGTCGAGGACAAGGGCAACGGCAACAACCACAACGATGACGCCGAGAAGGCCGGACCGCCTGCCTGA
- a CDS encoding adenylate/guanylate cyclase domain-containing protein produces MTQTPDPMLQLPPDRLQGALRLISYLLEEGRSAADPDQVLEKMCRLIRTVGVPLQRAASIVQLLHAEAVASARFWEHGQGTRSELFPFNEDSGDGYARSPAADVHKTGEWVILWLPDTPDDRYGIVPDLKAEGYTHYIMAPVFMGIGTAGIFSFATQSPEGFSDEDIRFLRAVFPALAACQEVLSTARTMKEVLRIYVGEEPQRRILSGDVHRGEVMRIRSAILFADMRRFTELTAGMSAEQATGLLNAYYDCIVPPVEAAGGEVLKLIGDGILAVFRAGDDGAQTCSQALTAAREGLARVAARSVQPKFDVGIALHFGEVAFGNVGSGMRLDYTVIGRDVNLAARVAELCGAKDEPLLVSSEFRQRAGLEGRSLGEHSLKGLQTPEEVFAVSVSP; encoded by the coding sequence ATGACACAAACCCCCGATCCCATGTTGCAGCTGCCGCCGGACCGTCTGCAGGGCGCCTTGCGGCTGATCTCCTACTTGCTGGAGGAGGGGCGCTCCGCCGCGGATCCGGATCAGGTGCTGGAGAAGATGTGCCGCCTGATCCGCACAGTGGGGGTGCCGCTGCAGCGCGCCGCCTCCATCGTGCAGCTGCTGCATGCCGAGGCGGTGGCCAGTGCCCGCTTCTGGGAGCACGGGCAGGGCACCCGCAGCGAGCTGTTCCCGTTCAACGAGGACAGCGGCGATGGTTATGCCCGCTCGCCCGCTGCTGATGTGCACAAAACCGGCGAATGGGTGATCCTGTGGCTGCCGGACACGCCCGACGACCGCTATGGCATCGTCCCGGACCTGAAGGCGGAAGGGTACACTCACTACATCATGGCGCCGGTGTTCATGGGGATCGGCACGGCCGGTATCTTCAGCTTTGCCACTCAGTCACCGGAGGGGTTTTCTGACGAAGACATCCGTTTCCTGCGCGCGGTTTTTCCGGCACTGGCTGCCTGCCAGGAAGTCCTCTCCACCGCCCGCACCATGAAGGAAGTGCTGCGGATCTACGTAGGTGAGGAGCCGCAGCGCCGGATCCTGTCGGGCGATGTGCACCGGGGCGAGGTGATGCGGATCCGTTCCGCCATCCTGTTTGCCGACATGCGCCGCTTTACCGAACTGACCGCCGGGATGAGTGCGGAGCAGGCGACCGGCCTTCTGAATGCCTATTACGACTGCATCGTGCCGCCGGTCGAGGCCGCGGGCGGCGAGGTGCTGAAACTGATCGGCGATGGCATCCTGGCGGTTTTTCGTGCCGGCGACGACGGGGCGCAGACCTGTAGCCAGGCGCTGACCGCCGCCCGTGAGGGCTTGGCGCGGGTCGCCGCCCGTTCAGTACAGCCGAAATTCGACGTCGGCATCGCGCTGCACTTTGGCGAAGTGGCGTTCGGCAACGTGGGGTCGGGGATGCGGCTGGACTACACGGTGATCGGCCGCGACGTGAACCTGGCCGCGCGTGTGGCGGAGCTGTGCGGCGCCAAAGATGAACCGTTGCTGGTCTCATCCGAGTTCCGGCAACGGGCGGGGCTGGAGGGGCGGTCTTTGGGAGAGCATAGCCTCAAAGGGTTGCAGACGCCGGAGGAGGTGTTTGCGGTTTCGGTTAGCCCGTGA
- a CDS encoding LysR family transcriptional regulator, whose product MPDLPNLVWLRAFETAARLQSFTAAAEELGLTQAAVSHQVRSLEKSFGITLFIRRSRHLELTELGHAYYPSVAQALTDIAYSTRGLLGHAHTRTVTLRAPVSTAVLWVAPRLGAFHSANPHIRIRLISAVWADSTQDEDVDIDLRLGPSGWFDRRAHLLSTESVIPVAQPLMAGQLKSLDQLFGQTLIHIHGYQDHWLRLSEQEGVPLKDRSAPLYVDTSLAAIEMAASGAGVAMLMRRYAELPLSHGRLSPVLDAEIPMGQGHYLMPAAGEAPNSAETAMVRDWIVSLFA is encoded by the coding sequence ATGCCCGATCTGCCCAATCTCGTCTGGCTGCGCGCCTTTGAGACCGCCGCCCGCCTGCAAAGCTTCACCGCCGCGGCAGAGGAACTGGGACTGACCCAGGCCGCGGTCAGCCATCAGGTGCGCAGCCTGGAGAAAAGCTTTGGGATAACCCTGTTCATCCGCCGGTCACGGCACCTGGAACTGACGGAGCTGGGGCACGCCTACTACCCCTCCGTCGCGCAGGCGCTGACCGATATCGCCTATTCCACCCGCGGCCTGCTGGGCCATGCGCACACCCGGACCGTGACCCTGCGGGCGCCGGTCTCCACCGCGGTCCTGTGGGTGGCGCCGCGGCTGGGTGCGTTTCACAGCGCCAACCCGCACATCCGGATCCGGCTGATTTCCGCCGTCTGGGCCGACAGCACCCAGGATGAAGATGTGGATATTGACCTCCGGCTGGGGCCGTCAGGCTGGTTTGACCGGCGTGCGCATCTGCTCTCCACCGAAAGCGTGATCCCAGTCGCGCAGCCGCTGATGGCGGGGCAGCTGAAATCGCTGGACCAGCTTTTCGGCCAGACCCTGATCCACATCCACGGCTATCAGGACCACTGGCTGCGGCTGTCGGAACAGGAGGGTGTGCCGCTGAAAGACCGCAGCGCGCCGCTCTATGTCGACACTTCGCTGGCGGCGATCGAGATGGCGGCCTCTGGCGCAGGCGTTGCCATGCTGATGCGCCGCTATGCTGAACTGCCACTGTCGCACGGCCGGCTCTCGCCGGTGCTGGACGCCGAGATTCCGATGGGCCAGGGCCACTACCTGATGCCCGCGGCCGGGGAAGCGCCGAACAGCGCCGAAACCGCCATGGTGCGGGATTGGATCGTGTCGCTGTTCGCCTGA
- a CDS encoding NAD(P)-dependent oxidoreductase, translated as MKIGFIGLGNVGGKLAGSLVRNGLDVAVHDLDAALVGEFVARGAKAGGSPAQMMQDCDAVITCLPSPAASDAVVTEMLPHVQPGKIWMEMSTTDVEEVRRLGALVAERGGEAVDCPVSGGCHRADTGNISIYAGCERETFDRILPVLTTMGRRILHVGEIGNSSTLKVMTNYLANLNLLAVMEALTVMKACGMDLGMTYEAISMSSGTSFAHETESQLILSGSRDVNFTMDLVMKDIGLFQTLADRHDVPLELSPLMIDMMKDGQRRYGERAQSDRMIERLEEATGLSITAPGFPQELIDDEPEEPGHEVVVRRAAAE; from the coding sequence ATGAAGATCGGCTTCATCGGCCTCGGCAACGTCGGCGGCAAGCTGGCGGGCAGCCTGGTGCGCAACGGGCTGGACGTGGCAGTGCATGATCTGGATGCGGCACTGGTCGGGGAATTCGTCGCGCGCGGCGCCAAGGCGGGCGGAAGCCCGGCGCAGATGATGCAGGACTGCGATGCGGTGATCACCTGCCTGCCGAGCCCGGCGGCCTCGGACGCGGTTGTCACCGAAATGCTGCCGCATGTGCAGCCCGGCAAGATCTGGATGGAGATGTCCACTACCGACGTGGAAGAGGTGAGACGCCTGGGCGCGCTGGTAGCGGAGCGCGGCGGCGAGGCTGTCGATTGCCCTGTCTCCGGCGGTTGCCACCGGGCCGATACCGGCAACATCTCGATCTACGCGGGCTGCGAGCGCGAGACCTTCGACCGGATCCTGCCGGTCCTGACCACCATGGGCCGCCGCATCCTGCATGTGGGCGAGATCGGCAATTCCTCGACCCTGAAGGTGATGACCAACTATCTGGCCAACCTGAACCTGCTGGCGGTCATGGAAGCGCTGACGGTGATGAAGGCCTGCGGCATGGACTTGGGCATGACCTATGAGGCGATCTCGATGTCCTCGGGCACGTCCTTTGCGCATGAAACCGAAAGCCAGCTGATTCTGTCCGGCTCGCGCGATGTAAACTTCACAATGGATCTTGTAATGAAGGACATCGGGTTGTTTCAGACTTTGGCAGACCGCCACGATGTGCCGTTGGAACTGTCACCACTGATGATCGATATGATGAAGGACGGCCAGCGCCGCTATGGCGAACGGGCGCAGTCCGACCGGATGATCGAGCGGCTGGAAGAGGCGACCGGGCTGTCGATCACCGCGCCGGGATTCCCGCAGGAACTGATCGACGACGAGCCGGAAGAACCGGGACACGAGGTAGTCGTGCGCCGCGCCGCGGCCGAATAA
- a CDS encoding sarcosine oxidase subunit beta family protein, producing MRFSGWRVLREGLTGNKGWAPHWRDPEPKSEYDVVIIGGGGHGLATAYYLAKEHGITNVAVLEKGYLGGGNVGRNTTIVRANYYLPGNSEFYSHSLKLWETMEQDLNYNAMMSQRGIINLFHNDGQRDAAVRRGNSIVNQGDDAELLSREQVRELAPFLNFDNNRFPIMGGLLQRRAGTARHDAVAWGYARGADMRGVDLIQNCEVTGIDVKNGKVVGVQTARGPIRAKKVALAAAGRSGQVAAMAGLTLPIESHVLQAFVSEGLKPIVDHVITFAEGHLYISQSDKGGLVFGSYLDFYSSYAARGNLPMVEHTMETFVAMVPAVSKARLLRSWGGIMDMTPDGSPIIDHAPIDGLYLNCGWCYGGFKATPGSGSVYAHLIATDRPHGAAAKFKLDRFRSGVGLMDEEGTGAQHNLH from the coding sequence ATGCGGTTTTCGGGCTGGCGTGTGCTCCGGGAGGGGCTCACCGGAAACAAGGGGTGGGCGCCCCATTGGCGGGACCCTGAGCCCAAATCCGAATATGACGTGGTGATCATCGGCGGCGGCGGCCACGGGCTCGCGACGGCCTATTACCTGGCCAAGGAACACGGCATTACCAATGTCGCTGTGCTGGAAAAGGGGTACCTCGGCGGCGGCAATGTGGGGCGCAACACCACAATTGTGCGGGCCAACTACTATTTGCCGGGCAACTCCGAATTCTATTCCCATTCACTGAAGCTGTGGGAAACGATGGAGCAGGACCTGAACTACAACGCGATGATGTCCCAGCGCGGCATCATCAACCTGTTCCACAACGACGGCCAGCGCGATGCGGCGGTGCGCCGGGGCAATTCCATCGTGAACCAGGGCGATGATGCCGAGCTGCTGAGCCGGGAGCAGGTGCGCGAGCTGGCGCCGTTTTTGAATTTCGACAACAACCGCTTTCCGATCATGGGCGGGCTGTTGCAGCGCCGTGCGGGGACCGCACGGCATGATGCAGTGGCCTGGGGTTATGCCCGCGGGGCTGACATGCGCGGGGTTGATCTGATCCAGAACTGCGAAGTCACCGGAATCGACGTCAAGAACGGCAAGGTGGTGGGCGTGCAGACCGCTCGCGGCCCGATCCGCGCCAAGAAAGTGGCACTGGCTGCTGCGGGCCGTTCCGGCCAGGTGGCGGCGATGGCGGGGCTGACGCTGCCGATCGAAAGCCACGTGCTGCAGGCCTTTGTGTCGGAAGGGCTGAAGCCCATTGTCGACCATGTGATCACCTTTGCCGAGGGGCATCTCTATATCAGCCAGTCTGACAAGGGCGGGCTGGTTTTCGGCAGCTACCTGGATTTCTACAGTTCCTATGCGGCGCGGGGAAACCTGCCGATGGTGGAGCACACGATGGAAACATTTGTGGCGATGGTGCCCGCAGTCAGCAAGGCGCGGCTCTTGCGCAGCTGGGGCGGGATCATGGACATGACACCGGACGGCTCGCCCATCATCGACCATGCGCCGATCGACGGCCTCTACCTGAACTGCGGCTGGTGTTACGGCGGCTTCAAGGCGACACCGGGCTCGGGCAGCGTATACGCGCACCTGATTGCCACGGACCGGCCGCATGGCGCCGCCGCGAAGTTCAAGCTCGACCGCTTCCGCAGCGGCGTTGGCCTGATGGATGAGGAGGGGACCGGTGCGCAGCATAACCTGCACTAA
- a CDS encoding TadE/TadG family type IV pilus assembly protein: protein MIMHHKNSTALSNPLMARCLSKVQSFLHEEDGVLAKPMIGTFLAMLAVGGIGVDLMRMERDRTELQYTLDRAVLAAADLDQSLDADAVVLDYLTKAGLEQYYSDPDDQKGLGYKSVEATIDTDFEAYLLKFAGGDNISLYANSRAEETIGSVEISMVLDISGSMNSGNRLVNLQAAAKSFVTQITTNTDVTNLSISIIPYATQVNAGKELLSKYPNVTQEHDYSYCVNFIKDQFSKHTLYQNENLIRTAHFDTFTYSENMIDRPVCPTREGSAILPFTNDAAKLHAYIDSLTAYGNTSIDIGMKWGSALLDPTARGVVNALVDDGVIDASFRNRPTDYGSGDTLKIIILMSDGQNTNQYMVNESRREGLSNVWYNPDAAHDERIYWNDDLIGVYSVYHSNGEKNYYWPHLDRWEDHAYGEGSYEPCEGCDPVAEEGGDGLKRLTYQELHAQVSLAHIARYLYEFSPSAWADWFTAGRYFHNRVAKDQHTKTICDITKDQGVIVYSVGFEAPSAGIKVLEDCASSPAHFFDVEGLEISDAFSSIATSIRQLRLTQ, encoded by the coding sequence ATGATTATGCATCACAAAAACTCTACCGCGCTGAGCAATCCGCTCATGGCGCGCTGCCTGTCCAAAGTGCAAAGTTTCCTGCACGAAGAAGACGGGGTGCTGGCCAAGCCGATGATCGGCACATTCCTGGCCATGCTGGCCGTCGGCGGCATCGGGGTGGACCTGATGCGGATGGAGCGTGACAGGACTGAGCTGCAGTACACGCTTGACCGGGCAGTGCTCGCCGCGGCGGATCTGGACCAATCCCTGGATGCCGACGCTGTCGTTCTGGACTATCTGACCAAGGCCGGGCTGGAGCAGTATTATTCCGACCCGGATGATCAGAAGGGACTTGGCTACAAAAGTGTCGAGGCAACCATCGACACCGATTTCGAGGCCTATCTGCTGAAGTTCGCTGGCGGCGACAACATATCCCTCTACGCGAACTCCCGCGCGGAAGAGACCATCGGAAGCGTCGAAATCTCAATGGTGCTCGATATCTCCGGCTCCATGAACTCCGGCAACCGGCTTGTGAACCTGCAGGCCGCCGCGAAATCCTTTGTGACACAGATCACCACCAATACCGATGTCACCAATCTGTCGATCTCGATCATCCCATATGCGACGCAGGTGAATGCCGGTAAGGAACTGCTGAGCAAATATCCCAACGTCACGCAGGAGCATGACTATTCCTACTGCGTGAACTTCATCAAGGATCAGTTCAGCAAGCATACTCTGTACCAGAATGAAAACCTGATCCGCACCGCGCACTTTGACACGTTCACCTATTCGGAGAACATGATCGACCGCCCTGTCTGCCCGACCCGGGAAGGCTCGGCCATTCTGCCCTTCACCAACGATGCGGCAAAACTGCATGCCTACATCGACAGCCTTACGGCCTATGGCAACACTTCGATCGACATCGGGATGAAGTGGGGCAGCGCCCTGCTGGATCCCACTGCGCGCGGCGTAGTGAACGCGCTGGTTGACGACGGCGTGATCGACGCGTCTTTCCGCAACCGGCCGACCGACTATGGCAGCGGCGACACGCTGAAAATCATCATCCTGATGTCCGACGGCCAGAACACCAATCAGTACATGGTGAACGAGAGCCGCCGAGAGGGGTTATCAAACGTCTGGTACAATCCTGACGCGGCTCACGATGAGCGGATTTACTGGAACGATGACCTGATCGGCGTTTACTCCGTCTACCACTCAAACGGCGAGAAGAATTATTACTGGCCTCATCTGGACCGGTGGGAAGACCACGCCTACGGAGAAGGCAGTTATGAGCCTTGTGAAGGATGCGACCCTGTCGCTGAAGAAGGCGGAGACGGCCTCAAGCGGCTGACCTATCAGGAGCTTCACGCCCAGGTCTCGCTGGCCCACATTGCCCGCTATCTTTACGAATTCAGTCCCAGCGCTTGGGCTGACTGGTTCACCGCCGGCCGCTATTTCCATAACCGCGTCGCCAAGGATCAGCACACCAAGACGATCTGCGACATCACCAAGGATCAGGGCGTGATCGTTTACTCGGTCGGCTTCGAGGCCCCATCCGCCGGCATCAAGGTGCTGGAGGACTGCGCCAGCTCGCCCGCCCACTTCTTCGATGTGGAGGGCCTGGAAATCTCCGATGCGTTCTCGTCCATCGCCACCTCGATCCGCCAGCTGAGGCTGACCCAATGA